The Impatiens glandulifera chromosome 3, dImpGla2.1, whole genome shotgun sequence genome contains a region encoding:
- the LOC124929637 gene encoding heterogeneous nuclear ribonucleoprotein F, whose translation MFYRGALSYGDLSDGRETGPKRQRIMDPLAFYGSTSAASTYMYNPIHHHHHLPHPPPLPIPLPYSFVGESLACPVVRLRGLPYDCTETDIADFFRGLDIVDVLFIHKGRKFMGEAFCVLGYALQLNFALQRDRHNIGRRYVEVFRSTRKEYYKAIANEVSDSRAGAGAGAGAGAGGAGGAGGAGAGDSPHPTVPRIKSSDDSKDLLEHTGILRLRGLPYSADKDDILNFFKGFELSEESVHITFNSAGRPTGESFVEFSSIEDSKAAMDKDRMMIGNRYVELFPSSRSDMDTAISRGRQKKTRNWDGGSNETTENAGVLRMRGLPFSAEKDDILEFFKDFSLSEESVHFVLNSEGKSTGEAFVEFESKEDSRAAMTKNRQLLGNRYIELFLSSSNDLNEAVRGGR comes from the exons ATGTTCTACAGAGGAGCCTTGAG TTATGGCGATTTGAGTGACGGACGTGAAACGGGTCCAAAACGACAACGAATAATGGATCCTCTTGCATTTTACGGCTCTACTTCTGCTGCTTCAACTTATATGTACAATCccattcatcatcatcatcatcttcctcatcctcctcctcttcctatTCCTCTTCCTTACTCATTTGTCGGCGAATCGCTTGCTTGTCCTGTTGTCCGACTTCGAGGTCTCCCATACGATTGCACTGAAACTGATATTGCCGACTTCTTCCGTGGACTTGATATTGTCGATGTTCTTTTCATCCATAAGGGTAGAAAATTCATGGGTGAGGCTTTTTGCGTTTTAGGATATGCTCTTCAACTTAATTTTGCTCTTCAAAGAGATAGGCACAATATTGGTAGGAGATATGTTGAGGTTTTCAGGAGTACAAGGAAGGAATATTACAAGGCTATAGCCAATGAAGTTTCTGATTCCCgtgctggtgctggtgctggtgctggtgctggtgctggtggTGCTGGTGGTGCTGgtggtgctggtgctggtgaTTCGCCTCATCCAACTGTTCCTAGAATTAAATCATCTGATGATTCGAAGGATCTTCTTGAGCATACAGGAATTCTGCGCTTAAGGGGACTTCCTTACTCGGCTGATAAGGATGatattcttaatttcttcaAGGGATTTGAACTTTCTGAAGAATCTGTTCATATTACTTTCAATTCAGCTGGAAGGCCTACAGGGGAATCATTTGTTGAGTTTTCTAGTATAGAAGATTCTAAAGCTGCCATGGATAAAGATAGGATGATGATTGGAAATCGCTATGTTGAGCTATTCCCTTCTTCGCGTTCCGACATGGATACTGCAATTTCAAGGGGCAG ACAAAAGAAGACAAGAAACTGGGATGGTGGCAGCAATGAAACAACTGAAAACGCGGGGGTGCTGCGAATGAGAGGGTTGCCATTTTCTGCTGAAAAGGATGATATTTTGGAATTCTTTAAAGACTTTTCATTGTCAGAGGAATCTGTTCACTTTGTTCTCAATTCAGAGGGTAAGTCAACAGGTGAAGCATTTGTTGAGTTTGAGAGTAAAGAGGATTCAAGGGCAGCCATGACCAAGAACAGACAATTGCTGGGCAATCGTTACATTGAGCTGTTCCTGTCCTCGTCAAATGACTTGAATGAAGCAGTCAGAGGAGGACGGTGA
- the LOC124932305 gene encoding uncharacterized protein LOC124932305 yields the protein MKKAGAEKKRVKRSAAAAVPALNGGTNNDTSPPRKKADKKEDVFQLFAEKVRDNKGLESRWAILQETRVEYFRGKGFVSFLKTHPEVKDILESDKNLDVEDIVNILLDKKLLARCDRVVKTLRPGKKKLSTWPAHLEIFPDQVFSEQDAFFAWTFEKRHPLWQTLLSFFWPVLTLAICLFPVYPHQVKLLILYSCAGLLLLILSLLLFRAAVFGALYTIIGKRVWFFPNILAEEATLSELFQFWPKKDEDDKPKFTARLFYFGFAVLVILILRHHAPDEAARYRYQKRVSNIIDDVLEWSPRLSLSGMMDNHTEPQNGTSADEFETKSEEDTYNLTEETTYEQNVEEEEEIRDTES from the exons atgaagaaagCGGGGGCAGAGAAGAAGAGAGTAAAGCGATCCGCTGCTGCTGCTGTACCTGCTCTTAATGGCGGCACCAACAACGATACTTCTCCTCCTAGG AAAAAAGCAGACAAGAAGGAGGATGTATTTCAGTTGTTTGCTGAGAAGGTCAGAGATAATAAAGGTCTTGAATCCAGGTGGGCAATCTTACAAGAGACTCGGGTTGAATATTTCAGAGGAAAGGGTTTTGTTAGCTTTTTGAAGACTCATCCTGAGGTCAAGGATATATTAGAATCTGATAAAAATCTTGATGTAGAAGATATAGTCAATATCTTACTGGATAAAAAATTGTTAGCACGCTGTGATCGTGTCGTGAAAACTCTTCGACCCGGGAAGAAGAAGTTGTCTACATGGCCTGCACACTTGGAGATATTCCCA GATCAAGTTTTTTCTGAACAAGATGCCTTCTTTGCATGGACTTTTGAAAAACGACATCCATTGTGGCAAActcttttatctttcttctGGCCAGTGCTAACACTCGCGATTTGCTTGTTTCCTGTATACCCTCATCAGGTCAAGCTGCTCATTCTCTATTCCTGTGCTGGACTACTGCTACTCATACTTAGCCTCCTCTTAT TCAGAGCTGCAGTTTTTGGTGCTCTATATACAATTATTGGGAAACGTGTCTGGTTTTTTCCGAATATCCTTGCTGAAGAAGCAACACTGAGTGAACTATTTCAATTCTGGCCCAAGAAAGATGAGGATGATAAGCCAAAGTTTACTGCAAGGCTTTTCTACTTCGGTTTTGCTGTGTTAGTGATCTTAATTCTAAGGCATCATGCTCCTGATGAAGCTGCCAGATACAG GTACCAGAAACGGGTCTCAAATATCATCGATGACGTTCTTGAGTGGTCTCCTAGATTATCTTTGTCTGGGATGATGGATAACCATACTGAGCCCCAAAATGGTACTAGTGCGGATGAGTTTGAGACAAAATCTGAAGAAGATACATACAACTTAACTGAAGAAACCACATATGAACAAAAtgtggaggaagaagaagaaatcagGGACACAGAATCATAA
- the LOC124929268 gene encoding phenylacetaldehyde reductase-like: protein MSGVGKTVCVTGASGYIASWLVKLLLHRGYTVRATVRDPNDSKKTQHLLSLDGAKERLHLFKANLLENGSFDSVVEGCEGVFHTASPFYHDVKDPEAELIEPAVKGTLNVLGSCTKIQSLKRVVLTSSIAAVAYNEKPRTPEVVVDETWYSSPDLCKKNKMWYVLSKTLAEDAAWKFVNEKGIDMVTINPAMVIGPLLQPTLNTSAAAILNLINGAKTYPNASFGWVNVKDVANAHIHAYETPSAKGRYCLVERVIHFSDVVKMLSEIDPTIELPQKPADDNPDVPIYQVSKEKAKSIGIDYIPIEVSLKETVESLKEKKFFTS from the exons atgAGCGGTGTAGGAAAGACGGTATGCGTAACAGGGGCATCAGGTTACATCGCTTCATGGCTAGTTAAGCTATTGCTTCACCGCGGTTACACTGTCAGGGCCACCGTTCGCGATCCCA ATGATTCAAAGAAAACACAACACTTGCTGAGTCTCGATGGTGCAAAAGAAAGGCTTCACTTGTTCAAAGCAAACTTGCTGGAAAATGGCTCATTTGATTCTGTAGTGGAAGGGTGTGAAGGTGTTTTTCATACAGCATCTCCATTCTATCATGATGTAAAGGACCCTGAG GCAGAACTAATTGAACCTGCTGTGAAGGGAACACTTAATGTCCTTGGTTCTTGTACAAAGATTCAATCTCTGAAACGAGTGGTTTTAACCTCCTCCATTGCTGCAGTTGCATATAATGAAAAACCTCGTACACCTGAGGTTGTAGTTGATGAAACCTGGTATTCTAGCCCTGATCTTTGCAAGAAAAATAAG ATGTGGTATGTGCTTTCAAAGACACTAGCAGAGGATGCTGCCTGGAAGTTTGTAAATGAGAAGGGTATTGATATGGTCACGATAAACCCGGCTATGGTTATTGGTCCTCTACTTCAGCCTACTCTTAATACAAGTGCTGCTGCAATCTTAAATTTAATCAATG GTGCAAAGACATATCCAAATGCTTCATTTGGGTGGGTTAATGTGAAAGATGTGGCAAATGCGCACATACATGCATACGAGACTCCTTCAGCTAAAGGGAGATATTGTTTGGTGGAGCGAGTTATACATTTCTCGGATGTTGTGAAGATGCTAAGTGAAATTGATCCTACAATTGAACTTCCACAAAA GCCTGCAGATGACAATCCAGATGTGCCTATTTATCAGGTATCAAAGGAAAAGGCAAAAAGCATAGGCATTGATTACATTCCCATTGAAGTAAGCCTCAAGGAAACAGTGGAGAGCTTGAAGGAGAAGAAGTTCTTCACTTCTTAA
- the LOC124929638 gene encoding beta-glucosidase 12-like, with protein sequence MVMEKKLFLLLVLALLAFPSLISCQLESLPLYDLTTLNRSSFPQGFIFGAATAAYQYEGAASEAGKGVSIWDKFTSEQPWKIADASDGKVALDSYNRYKEDLEILDSMGMDAYRMSISWTRILPKGSLKGGKNEEGIQHYRKLFDDLEAKGKKPFVTIFHWDAPQALEDEYMGFLSPHIVKDYVDYANILFEEFGDKVKHWITFNEPYVFTIGGYVNGSMAPGRCSPWLKELNCTDGDSALEPYLVVHHILLAHAAAVNLYRTKYQEKQKGEIGITHVADGRIPFTFSVQDREATQRARDFNFGWFVDPMVHGDYPEVMRRIVGLRLPKFTKEESTSLIGSYDFIGVNYYTSTYVFNRKIIANPTQQTYFTDTHGYTLCKCLFI encoded by the exons ATGGTCATGGAAAAGaaactatttcttcttcttgttcttgctCTCCTAGCCTTTCCTTCCCTCATAAGTTGTCAACTTGAATCTCTACCGTTGTATGATCTTACTACCTTAAACCGAAGTAGCTTTCCTCAAGGTTTCATTTTCGGGGCTGCTACTGCAGCTTATCAG TATGAAGGTGCAGCATCCGAAGCTGGCAAAGGCGTGAGTATTTGGGATAAATTTACTAGCGAACAACCAT GGAAAATTGCAGACGCTAGTGATGGCAAAGTTGCACTTGATTCTTACAATCGTTACAAA GAAGACTTAGAGATATTGGATAGCATGGGCATGGATGCATACAGAATGTCAATCTCATGGACTAGAATATTACcca AGGGATCATTGAAAGGTGGTAAAAATGAGGAAGGCATCCAACATTACAGAAAACTATTTGATGACCTTGAAGCTAAAG gtaAAAAGCCTTTTGTGACTATATTTCACTGGGATGCTCCTCAAGCACTTGAGGATGAATATATGGGTTTCCTCAGTCCTCATATTGT GAAAGATTACGTGGACTATGCAAATATTCTTTTCGAAGAATTTGGAGATAAAGTAAAACATTGGATTACATTTAACGAGCCATATGTGTTTACTATCGGCGGATATGTTAATGGCAGTATGGCTCCGGGTCGTTGCTCTCCTTGGTTAAAAGAGTTGAATTGCACAGATGGAGATTCGGCTCTCGAACCTTATTTAGTTGTTCATCATATACTTCTTGCTCATGCTGCCGCAGTAAATTTATATAGAACAAAGTATCAG GAAAAGCAAAAGGGTGAAATTGGAATCACCCATGTTGCTGATGGAAGGATACCATTCACATTTTCAGTACAAGATAGGGAGGCTACACAAAGGGCACGTGATTTCAACTTTGGATG GTTTGTGGATCCTATGGTTCACGGTGACTATCCAGAGGTGATGCGTCGCATTGTTGGACTCCGACTTCCAAAATTTACGAAAGAAGAATCTACTTCGTTAATAGGTTCATATGATTTTATCGGAGTGAATTATTATACCTCCACGTACGTATTCAATAGAAAAATTATCGCCAATCCAACTCAACAAACTTACTTCACCGATACTCATGGTTACACTTTATGtaagtgtttatttatttag